The genomic stretch TGTGGTACACTGAGCAGTCAGACCATATCTGGAGTATTGGGCTCTGTTCCTGATGCCTCACTGTGAGGGGGAAAGTCCCACTGGAGGTCATGCTCAGGTGATAACCCAGGATGGTGTGGTGCCCGAAAAGGATGGACTCTTTCTTAGATGCTTAGTGATCCCAGCTTTATTATAAGTGAAAGGAAGTCATGTGGATGTGGAGTTAGAAATGTTCTGTGTAGACCAACATATGAAAACACAACCAAAGAGATTCTATGCCAACATGAATTAATGTCTTATGATAAAATGAAATGGGGTGTCTGGGTGGGCTGAGTTCCAAGTAGCCAGAGGAATGCAAACACAGACAGGATGTACCCTCTTCTAGGAACGTTGTAGAGAGCATTCAGGTGGTTTGAGCTGAAATTTATCATTCTGTGAGTCTAGTGGGATGCCTGAGGGCAGGTGATGAGAATAAATAAAGCTGGAACCTCCTACTGTGATGTTCTCAGGAAAAGGCCCCAGGATGTTCCGGTTGCTTCTACTGGGCATGTTTGTAGTGCTCTTCATGGATGAGGGTAAGGTCTGGAGAGGAATGCACGAATGGGTGGTGAGAGAATGtatggagagggagaaaggggttTCTACACTTGGCTTTTGGGGCTGCTGTGAAATAATTTAAGgccaatttttcttctcttcacagGAGACAGAGTCCTGACATGGAAATGTACGGTGTAGTTGGTTTGTCGTTTTTGGATAAATAATGCCACAATGAGGGAGACATTCTTGAGTTCTTTACACATTGTCCTCTCCCCACTCAATACTCCAGTGTCTTCTTTCCTCCCTAGACTTGGGAGGCTCCTTGACTTCTTTGGGGGTCATAGCTGTTACCCAATCAAGGGAGTAAGGTCCCCTGACAGAGGCCAGGACTAGTGTCAACTTTCTTCTCATGAGGTTTGCACCACCCTGATATAAATGTTTCCAGGTGGGAACAGACTTCTGAAGCAGAATCACTTTCCCTAGTGCTATTCTTTAAAGTGCCTCTCTTTTTCAGGGGTTCGATTTTGCAATTCCTGTAAACACTTTGATGGATCCATTTGCCGTGATGGCATGAGAAGTTGCTGgaagtttaatatatatttgaaaaacaggAGTTGTGCCACAGATCACTATTACTTTAGTGATCGCACTACAGGTAGGTGTGGGGGTTACAGAGAGACACAAAATATCACCAATGGTGCCCACATTCCTTGGAACCAAGGAATGGAGGGAATCTGGAATCATGGGAGAGGGTGGGAAGTGGGATTCACCATACACAGACCTGGGTATGGGGGCCTGTGTGGGAGGCAGATGTCTTCTGCCTGGTCATGGCTAGAGAGACATAGACAAGATGTAGACACAGTCTAGGGGCTTATTCCAGTCTACAGAAAATTGAGGAGGTACTGGGGACAGGTCATTGCTAGGAAGATGATGAAATGAGGCAAACTGACCACATTTGCTTTTCTTCCCTTTAGGGAGATATCTGTTCCGTTATACAACACTGTCTTGCAGGCCCTGTGATGAGGGAATGTTCCAAGTATTCCACGACCTCCTGAGAGAAACAACTTGCTGCATTAATCAAAACAGGTGTAATACTGGCAGAGATAATGTAGATATTACGAGGATTCTTGGAGCAGAGCCTCATGATGAAGTAgtgtatgaatgaatgattaaGTAATTATGAATGATTAAGGTTGTTAAACTATATCTCCTTGTAGTCTTGGCCCTTTTTTTTACCCAATGGTAATACCATCATCTTACATTTTCCCCCAAACCACTCTCTTCTCTATTCCAGCATATCTACCTATGGAAGCTCTGTCTTTCCAGTGTCCATGTTTCCATTAACAGGAATGGGTAAATATCTAGGTCACAAAAACCTCAACTCTGCCTTCTGGTTGGATTCCTCGGTCTTTGCTACCTGATACCGCCTGGCAGTCTCCATTTGCCCTTAAGTTCTCCGATGCTAAACCTGGCCTGAAGTTAGAATTCTAAAGTATCTTGCAAAGGAAGCAGAGTATTTTTATGGTAGAGCTTCTGGGGGAAGATTAGGAGAAAGTAGATTGtataaaaatagggaaaaagTTACCAGAAATTTTGGGAGAATGATTTGAGAGGAGAGTAGGAAAGTATTTGATGTGGGGGGCGGTTGTAGGTAGGGCTTATATTAAGAAGGGGTTTGGGAAAGTCAATGTGAAATTAGAAACTCTGACTTATGTGAAA from Nomascus leucogenys isolate Asia chromosome 15, Asia_NLE_v1, whole genome shotgun sequence encodes the following:
- the LOC105737592 gene encoding prostate and testis expressed protein 2-like, which encodes MFSGKGPRMFRLLLLGMFVVLFMDEGDRVLTWKWVRFCNSCKHFDGSICRDGMRSCWKFNIYLKNRSCATDHYYFSDRTTGRYLFRYTTLSCRPCDEGMFQVFHDLLRETTCCINQNRCNTGRDNVDITRILGAEPHDEVVYE